From a region of the Fischerella sp. JS2 genome:
- a CDS encoding flotillin family protein → MEIIALLLGIFGTGTAAGWWVIRNLYYICQPSEVLIFAGSRTSTGDSNSVGYRLVKGGSGIQIPLIEKTFRMDLTNMIIELRVVNAFSKGGIPLTVEGVANIKIAGEEPIIYNAIERLLGKTRKDIEQLAKETLEGNLRGVLANLTPEQVNEDKIAFAKTLLEEAEDDLEKLGLVLDNLQIKNISDEVRYLDSIGRKQQAELLRDARIAEAQAKAEAIIKSSENDRITKLRQIARDLEVAKAEAERRVRDALTKRTAMVAEVEAVVNAEIARVQAEVAVQTERIKQVEKQLQADVIAPAAAACQQAIAKAKGDAARIIEDGKAQAAGTQRLAESWQNAGAAAREIFLFQKLEPLLKMMAAGVPQVEVENLTVIDAANGGNVPKFASFLEQLRQTTGIDVSKAINEFKGDGKILIPEVKSNLDKRP, encoded by the coding sequence ATGGAAATCATAGCTTTACTACTCGGAATTTTTGGTACTGGTACTGCTGCTGGTTGGTGGGTGATTCGCAATTTGTACTATATTTGTCAGCCAAGTGAGGTGTTGATTTTTGCTGGTAGTCGCACTTCTACAGGTGATAGCAATTCGGTAGGATACCGTTTGGTAAAAGGCGGTAGTGGAATTCAAATCCCCCTGATTGAAAAGACTTTCCGCATGGATTTAACGAATATGATTATTGAATTGCGGGTGGTAAATGCCTTTTCTAAAGGTGGTATTCCTTTGACGGTAGAAGGGGTGGCGAATATTAAAATTGCTGGCGAAGAACCAATTATTTACAATGCGATCGAACGCTTGTTGGGTAAAACTCGCAAAGATATTGAACAGTTAGCCAAGGAAACATTGGAAGGAAATTTGCGGGGGGTATTGGCGAATCTCACACCGGAACAAGTGAATGAAGATAAGATTGCTTTTGCGAAAACTTTGTTGGAAGAGGCGGAGGATGATTTAGAAAAGTTGGGATTGGTTTTGGATAATTTGCAAATTAAAAATATTTCTGATGAGGTACGTTATTTAGATTCAATTGGACGTAAGCAGCAGGCGGAGTTATTACGAGATGCGCGCATAGCGGAAGCGCAAGCTAAGGCGGAGGCGATTATTAAAAGTTCGGAAAACGATCGCATTACTAAGTTAAGGCAAATTGCACGCGATTTGGAGGTGGCGAAGGCGGAAGCGGAACGCAGAGTTAGAGATGCACTGACAAAGCGCACGGCGATGGTGGCGGAAGTGGAAGCGGTAGTCAATGCAGAAATTGCGCGGGTACAAGCAGAGGTGGCGGTACAAACTGAACGTATCAAACAGGTGGAAAAGCAGTTGCAAGCTGATGTGATTGCGCCAGCCGCAGCCGCATGTCAGCAAGCGATCGCCAAAGCCAAGGGCGATGCAGCCAGAATTATCGAAGATGGTAAAGCCCAAGCCGCAGGTACACAGCGTTTGGCTGAATCTTGGCAAAATGCTGGTGCGGCGGCGCGAGAAATATTCCTGTTCCAGAAGTTGGAACCATTGTTGAAAATGATGGCTGCGGGAGTTCCGCAAGTGGAGGTAGAAAATTTGACTGTTATTGATGCTGCTAATGGTGGTAATGTGCCAAAATTCGCATCTTTCTTAGAACAGTTACGCCAGACTACTGGTATCGATGTTAGTAAGGCGATTAATGAATTCAAGGGTGACGGGAAAATTCTGATTCCGGAAGTGAAATCAAATCTGGATAAACGCCCTTAG
- a CDS encoding flotillin family protein translates to MKNIATVQVGQIPADRPVTTNKDNGMEGLLFTSLPIAASIFGAVVIVWFLKSFLCICKPNEVLILSGRKWRNQDGQQVGYRVLVGGRAIRIPIVETVKRMDVTTMPVRVEVRNAYAKGGTPLNIQAIANVKISTDAAVVGNAIERFLDRDRSELARVSRETLEGYLRGVVATLTPEELNEDRLSFAERIASDVSRDLAKLGLQLDTLKIQSVSDDVDYLKSLGRKQIALILRDAEIAESDAIAQAEQVEAQCEEHAQVAKTQDRIIVLEKENELRKIKAKLEQKARSEEEITKAAAQEKKAKAEQALQALRAELERLRLEADTVLPALAQSQAQELHARGEAAALEENAKAAALVNDILSQVWQQTGTEAGKLFLIQQIEMVLQEAVQIPQRIQIDKVNVIDNGDGKSLASLVNVYPEIVLQYLENVNRTLGIDVTGTLNQQNN, encoded by the coding sequence ATGAAAAATATTGCAACTGTACAAGTCGGGCAAATTCCAGCTGATCGGCCTGTCACAACAAATAAAGATAATGGGATGGAAGGATTACTATTTACTAGCCTTCCGATTGCTGCTTCTATTTTTGGCGCTGTTGTTATTGTCTGGTTTTTAAAGTCGTTTTTGTGCATTTGCAAGCCGAATGAAGTTTTGATTCTTTCGGGGCGTAAGTGGCGAAATCAGGATGGACAACAAGTAGGTTATCGGGTATTGGTAGGTGGACGTGCGATCCGGATTCCGATTGTGGAAACTGTCAAACGCATGGATGTAACGACAATGCCTGTGCGGGTAGAGGTGCGGAATGCCTACGCCAAGGGAGGAACGCCTTTAAATATTCAAGCGATCGCTAACGTGAAAATTTCCACTGATGCGGCAGTGGTGGGTAATGCGATCGAACGTTTTTTAGATCGCGATCGCTCAGAATTGGCGCGTGTTTCTCGCGAAACTTTAGAAGGATATTTACGGGGTGTTGTGGCTACCCTCACACCCGAAGAACTCAACGAAGATAGACTAAGTTTTGCTGAACGTATCGCCTCTGATGTCAGTCGTGATTTAGCGAAACTGGGATTACAACTCGATACTTTGAAAATTCAAAGTGTGTCTGATGATGTCGATTATCTCAAATCCTTGGGACGCAAGCAAATAGCCTTAATTCTCAGAGATGCAGAAATTGCCGAATCAGATGCGATCGCCCAAGCCGAACAAGTGGAAGCCCAATGTGAGGAACACGCCCAAGTTGCCAAAACCCAAGACAGAATCATTGTTCTGGAAAAAGAAAACGAACTGCGTAAAATCAAAGCCAAGTTAGAACAGAAAGCCCGTTCCGAAGAAGAAATTACCAAAGCCGCAGCCCAAGAGAAGAAAGCCAAAGCCGAACAAGCACTGCAAGCACTACGGGCTGAATTAGAACGTCTGCGTTTGGAAGCAGACACAGTTTTACCAGCCCTCGCCCAATCTCAAGCCCAAGAACTTCATGCCAGAGGTGAAGCCGCCGCTTTGGAAGAAAATGCGAAAGCAGCAGCCTTAGTCAACGATATTCTTTCCCAGGTTTGGCAGCAAACAGGAACTGAGGCTGGCAAGTTGTTCTTAATTCAACAAATCGAAATGGTATTACAAGAAGCTGTGCAAATTCCCCAGCGAATTCAAATCGATAAAGTGAATGTGATTGACAACGGTGATGGTAAATCTTTGGCTAGTTTGGTAAATGTTTATCCAGAGATTGTGTTGCAGTATTTAGAGAATGTGAATCGGACTTTGGGTATTGATGTGACAGGGACTTTAAATCAGCAAAATAATTAA
- a CDS encoding NfeD family protein, producing the protein MAVAVVAVVVVVVVVVAAVVVNMKNSILIITGIAIALGILAGVFIVGLIFLQRQRLAIDSLVRTDNIVGCYGTVEIPLNRKSPGKIRVNLKGSLVDFVALTDETQQFHQGDRVVVVRMKGNKVWVVGV; encoded by the coding sequence GTGGCGGTTGCGGTGGTGGCTGTGGTGGTGGTTGTGGTGGTGGTTGTGGCGGCTGTGGTGGTTAATATGAAAAATTCCATCCTGATAATTACTGGTATTGCAATCGCCTTAGGAATTTTGGCTGGTGTGTTCATAGTTGGACTAATTTTTTTGCAACGCCAACGCCTCGCAATCGATAGCCTTGTACGCACGGATAATATCGTCGGTTGTTACGGAACTGTGGAAATTCCTCTCAACCGCAAAAGCCCCGGAAAAATCCGTGTCAATCTCAAAGGTTCCTTAGTAGATTTTGTCGCCCTCACCGATGAAACTCAACAATTTCACCAAGGCGATCGCGTTGTTGTTGTGAGGATGAAGGGTAATAAGGTGTGGGTGGTGGGGGTGTGA
- a CDS encoding TIGR04222 domain-containing membrane protein has translation MMNIEQAKLYTRIQEFSLDENNAVYPFSRKLAKENGWSAEYTKRAIEEYKKFAFLAVVAGHTVVPSEQVDQVWHLHLSYTHSYWEEFCAKVLQTPLHHNPSQGGSVELGKFQDLYIKTLASYERFFGQTPPLDIWPLPHIRFNRDTHFVRVNTQENWVLPKKLVKLPKINIARFSLRPTGNLSLIWLPLFSLGLLVANNKPLLAASITNPLNLSGPDFLWFYFLTVIITFVIARSLRWFLSISANNPRSESGSLNGYELAYLASGAYRAVDAAIAKLVQDKYLTVSATSRTLQLENTLCANSHPLEKSIAEAITEESVSGTNYAPIETIRKRAISATNSIRRNLENQGLLVSDRQAKIIQIATAIPVLAVLLLGISKIFVGLSRGKPVGFLIGMCIMTAILAFLLLPKPHRTRFGDRTLNYYRSSYSPSSSDIAFGVALFGSAVLVGSLADLKQALVPPSTSSGDVSSSVGSGCGGGCGGGCGGGCGGGCGGCGG, from the coding sequence ATGATGAACATTGAACAAGCAAAATTATACACACGAATTCAAGAGTTTTCTTTAGATGAAAATAATGCTGTTTATCCTTTCAGCAGAAAGCTAGCTAAAGAAAATGGTTGGAGTGCCGAATATACAAAACGGGCAATTGAGGAGTATAAAAAGTTTGCTTTTTTAGCGGTAGTTGCTGGACATACGGTGGTTCCATCAGAACAAGTCGATCAAGTTTGGCATCTGCACTTAAGTTATACACATTCTTATTGGGAAGAATTTTGTGCAAAAGTTTTACAAACACCACTGCATCATAATCCTAGTCAGGGTGGTAGTGTGGAACTTGGTAAATTCCAAGATTTGTATATCAAAACTTTGGCAAGTTACGAGCGTTTTTTTGGGCAAACTCCACCGCTAGATATTTGGCCATTGCCGCATATTCGTTTTAATCGTGATACGCATTTTGTGCGGGTGAATACTCAGGAAAACTGGGTTTTACCGAAAAAATTAGTGAAGTTGCCAAAGATAAATATAGCTCGTTTTTCACTGCGCCCGACAGGAAATTTATCGTTAATTTGGCTACCACTATTTTCTTTGGGATTATTAGTAGCAAATAATAAGCCTTTGTTAGCAGCTTCTATTACCAATCCCCTGAATTTAAGCGGCCCTGATTTCCTCTGGTTTTACTTTTTGACGGTAATTATTACTTTTGTCATAGCTAGAAGTTTACGTTGGTTTTTAAGTATATCTGCTAATAATCCACGTAGTGAATCTGGCTCTCTCAATGGTTATGAATTAGCATATTTGGCTAGTGGTGCCTATAGGGCAGTAGATGCTGCGATCGCTAAACTTGTGCAAGACAAATATCTCACAGTTTCGGCCACAAGTCGTACTTTGCAGTTGGAAAATACTCTTTGTGCCAATAGTCATCCTTTAGAGAAATCAATCGCAGAAGCAATTACTGAGGAAAGTGTCAGTGGTACGAATTATGCTCCTATTGAAACTATCCGCAAAAGAGCCATATCTGCAACAAATTCAATTAGGCGAAACTTGGAAAACCAAGGTTTGCTGGTTAGCGATCGCCAAGCGAAGATAATTCAAATTGCGACTGCAATACCCGTCTTAGCAGTACTTTTGTTGGGAATCAGCAAAATCTTTGTGGGGCTTTCCCGAGGGAAACCTGTAGGTTTCTTAATTGGAATGTGCATTATGACGGCTATTCTTGCGTTCTTGCTATTGCCTAAGCCACACCGTACTCGATTTGGCGATCGCACCCTCAATTACTATCGCTCATCTTACTCCCCTAGCTCATCTGACATTGCATTTGGTGTTGCTTTGTTTGGTAGTGCAGTTTTAGTAGGTTCTTTAGCAGATTTAAAACAAGCCCTCGTACCACCAAGTACTAGTAGTGGTGATGTTAGCAGTAGTGTTGGTAGTGGTTGTGGTGGCGGTTGCGGTGGTGGCTGTGGTGGTGGTTGTGGTGGTGGTTGTGGCGGCTGTGGTGGTTAA
- a CDS encoding NB-ARC domain-containing protein translates to MLEERCRLVGLIGIGGIGKSTLAVKLGLQIQSEFEVVVWRSLQNAPPVEEQITNILQSLLSGLRKEMAIAESFDSKLAKLMECLQSNRCLLILDNVETILAGNQAGQCRPGYEGYDQLLKRVGEVRHNSYCHQTSSTLIHL, encoded by the coding sequence ATATTAGAAGAACGCTGTCGTTTAGTTGGACTTATAGGAATTGGTGGTATTGGCAAAAGCACCTTAGCGGTGAAGTTGGGGCTACAAATTCAAAGCGAATTTGAAGTAGTGGTATGGCGCAGCCTGCAAAATGCACCACCAGTAGAGGAACAAATAACCAACATCCTGCAATCTTTGCTGTCGGGGTTGCGAAAGGAGATGGCGATCGCCGAAAGCTTTGATAGCAAACTAGCAAAGCTGATGGAATGTTTGCAATCAAACCGATGTCTGCTGATATTAGACAATGTTGAAACAATTCTCGCTGGTAATCAAGCAGGGCAATGTCGTCCTGGCTATGAGGGATATGATCAATTACTCAAGCGCGTTGGCGAAGTACGCCATAATAGTTACTGTCACCAGACATCGTCTACATTAATTCATCTTTAA
- a CDS encoding type II toxin-antitoxin system HicB family antitoxin codes for MISFSPSTSSNSDASKLTYTVLVESEPDGRFSAVVLGLSDCKSSGKTENEALENLQQLLQKRLQNSRIVTLEIDSPQTDNPWLKVAGMYKDNPLFDEVLADIKAERSKVDTQMEEYYQRIDAEDEVK; via the coding sequence ATGATTAGTTTTAGCCCTTCAACAAGTTCTAATAGTGATGCTTCTAAGCTAACTTATACTGTGCTAGTTGAAAGTGAGCCAGATGGTAGATTTAGTGCAGTTGTGCTAGGTTTATCAGACTGTAAAAGCTCTGGCAAAACTGAAAATGAAGCTCTAGAAAACTTACAGCAGCTTTTACAAAAACGTTTACAGAATTCAAGAATAGTTACTTTAGAAATAGATTCTCCCCAAACAGATAATCCTTGGCTCAAGGTAGCTGGAATGTATAAAGATAATCCACTTTTTGATGAGGTACTAGCTGATATAAAAGCAGAACGCAGTAAAGTTGATACACAAATGGAGGAATACTATCAACGAATTGATGCAGAGGATGAGGTAAAGTGA
- a CDS encoding type II toxin-antitoxin system VapC family toxin, whose amino-acid sequence MIVVWVLDTDHLSLFQREHPIVTQRLNQINFVNTAITVVTLEEQMKGWLNVINKYNDQPSQSEKLILAYKGLRDGVEYLNKLKLLDFDHSAYNIYQELVRQRIRIGTRDLRIAAITLSINGILVTRNTKYFTKVPNLLMEDWTIP is encoded by the coding sequence GTGATAGTTGTTTGGGTGCTAGATACTGACCATTTATCACTTTTTCAAAGAGAACATCCAATTGTTACACAGCGTCTCAACCAAATTAATTTTGTTAATACAGCCATCACAGTTGTGACATTGGAAGAACAAATGAAAGGATGGCTGAATGTAATTAATAAGTATAACGATCAACCTTCCCAATCTGAAAAACTGATACTGGCTTACAAAGGATTAAGGGATGGTGTGGAATACCTTAACAAGCTCAAATTACTTGACTTTGACCATTCTGCTTACAATATTTATCAAGAATTAGTTCGTCAGAGAATTCGTATAGGTACGAGAGATTTACGCATTGCTGCTATTACTTTGTCCATAAACGGTATTTTGGTTACACGCAATACTAAATATTTTACCAAAGTGCCTAATTTATTAATGGAAGATTGGACAATACCTTAA
- a CDS encoding Uma2 family endonuclease: MTFISQKTLTKEDFLSQYQDNPRYELADGELIDMEPTGPHETVSGKLATQIGIHLVAEQLPWFIPRTCLIYPFADAATVRRPDIVVLDETVLDREPLWEREPVITQGRSMKLVVEVVSTNWETDYARKVEEYALLGIPEYWIVDYRGLGGVAFIGKPKQPTFTICQLVEDIYTQQQYRLNQLINSPLLPHLQLRLDDILPR; encoded by the coding sequence ATGACATTTATCTCCCAAAAAACCCTCACTAAAGAAGATTTTCTCTCCCAATATCAAGATAATCCCCGCTATGAATTAGCAGACGGAGAACTAATTGACATGGAACCTACAGGCCCTCACGAAACAGTGAGTGGCAAACTTGCAACTCAAATTGGTATACACCTTGTTGCAGAACAACTCCCCTGGTTTATTCCTCGTACTTGTTTAATTTACCCCTTTGCAGATGCAGCTACAGTTCGTCGTCCTGACATTGTAGTGCTTGATGAAACCGTTCTTGATCGCGAACCTCTTTGGGAACGAGAACCTGTAATTACCCAGGGACGCTCTATGAAACTGGTGGTTGAAGTTGTTAGTACCAACTGGGAAACCGACTATGCTCGGAAGGTAGAAGAGTATGCACTTTTAGGCATTCCTGAATATTGGATTGTGGATTATCGAGGATTAGGTGGAGTCGCATTTATTGGTAAACCTAAACAACCTACCTTCACTATCTGTCAACTAGTTGAAGACATTTATACTCAACAACAATATCGATTAAATCAATTAATTAACTCACCGCTTTTGCCCCATCTTCAACTTCGCTTAGATGATATTTTGCCTCGTTGA
- the rpsD gene encoding 30S ribosomal protein S4 codes for MSRYRGPRLRITRRLGELPGLTRKSARRSYPPGQHGQNRKKRSEYAIRLEEKQKLRFNYGLTEKQLLRYVRKARRVTGSTGQVLLQLLEMRLDNTVFRLGMAPTIPAARQLVNHGHVTVNGRVVNIPSYQCRPGEVIAVRNREASRKLVETNLQYPGLANLPSHLEFDKNKMEGKVNGVIEREWVALSINELLVVEYYSRQA; via the coding sequence ATGTCCCGATACAGAGGACCACGACTAAGAATTACACGTCGCCTGGGTGAATTGCCAGGACTAACTCGTAAGAGCGCCAGACGCTCTTATCCTCCCGGTCAACACGGTCAGAACCGTAAGAAGCGCTCTGAATACGCTATCCGTCTTGAAGAAAAACAAAAACTCCGTTTCAACTACGGTTTGACAGAAAAGCAACTACTACGATACGTACGGAAAGCCAGACGTGTAACTGGTTCTACCGGACAAGTGCTACTGCAATTGCTAGAAATGCGCTTGGATAATACGGTTTTCCGCTTGGGTATGGCTCCAACTATCCCAGCAGCACGCCAGTTGGTAAACCACGGCCATGTCACAGTCAACGGTCGCGTTGTAAATATTCCCAGTTACCAGTGTCGTCCGGGAGAAGTTATTGCTGTAAGAAATAGAGAAGCATCCCGGAAGCTAGTGGAAACTAACTTACAATATCCCGGTTTAGCTAACCTTCCCAGTCATCTTGAATTTGACAAAAACAAGATGGAAGGTAAAGTCAATGGTGTCATTGAACGTGAATGGGTAGCACTAAGTATTAACGAACTGCTTGTAGTTGAGTACTACTCACGACAAGCATAA
- a CDS encoding reverse transcriptase family protein, which translates to MTDQPRTREELYDRIRKMGRDEFILEEMIRYGFWPAQGSLPEDPADEIRRVGEIRRELDQLRRESGRLKNEQALRKQMLKQRLEESRRKRQETKERQEQERLERAEAWKQKKQQEIIYLGEGVSAGLNHTQANAERLQSYGLPILNTAEQIAAAMGISIGKLRFLAFDRKTSTVSHYIRFKMPKKTGGERLISAPMPSLKQTQHWILENILKKITVHDAAHGFCAQRSIVTNATPHVGADVIINFDLKDFFPSICYKRVKGLFQSFGYSEAAATIFGLLCTAAEVEELDLDGKTYYVALGERHLPQGSPASPVITNLLCRRLDRRLTAMAENFGFTYTRYADDLTFSAVGDSQRYICNILKQTESIVTHEGFTINQEKTRILRKSRQQEVTGVVVNNKLNISKKVLKQFRATLYQIEKDGLEGKHWGNSPNLIATITGFANFVAMVNPEKGAEFQQQVKRIKSLHKVKGQESKNL; encoded by the coding sequence ATGACCGACCAACCCCGTACTCGCGAAGAACTATACGATCGCATCCGTAAAATGGGCAGAGACGAATTCATCCTCGAAGAGATGATCCGCTACGGTTTTTGGCCTGCCCAAGGTAGTCTACCGGAAGATCCAGCAGATGAAATTCGCCGCGTCGGGGAAATTCGTCGGGAACTTGACCAATTGCGCCGGGAAAGTGGGCGCTTAAAAAATGAACAAGCGCTGCGAAAGCAAATGCTTAAGCAACGTTTGGAGGAGTCGCGGCGCAAGCGCCAAGAAACAAAAGAACGCCAGGAACAGGAACGCCTAGAACGTGCCGAAGCATGGAAACAAAAAAAGCAACAGGAAATAATTTATCTTGGTGAAGGAGTATCGGCTGGGTTAAATCATACCCAAGCTAACGCAGAACGATTACAAAGCTACGGTTTACCAATACTCAACACTGCTGAACAAATAGCCGCAGCAATGGGAATTAGCATCGGTAAACTACGATTTTTGGCATTTGACCGCAAAACCTCTACTGTCTCTCACTACATTCGCTTCAAAATGCCGAAAAAAACTGGGGGAGAACGGCTGATCTCAGCACCCATGCCTAGTTTAAAACAAACACAGCATTGGATTTTAGAAAATATTCTCAAAAAAATAACAGTTCACGACGCTGCTCACGGTTTTTGCGCCCAACGTTCTATTGTTACTAACGCCACTCCTCATGTTGGTGCTGATGTCATTATTAACTTTGACCTCAAAGACTTTTTTCCTTCCATTTGTTACAAGCGCGTCAAAGGACTTTTTCAATCTTTTGGTTATTCAGAAGCAGCTGCGACAATTTTTGGTTTGCTGTGTACCGCCGCCGAAGTTGAAGAATTAGACCTAGATGGCAAGACATATTATGTTGCACTGGGGGAAAGACATCTTCCCCAAGGTTCACCAGCAAGTCCGGTAATTACTAACCTTTTGTGTCGTCGTTTAGACCGCAGATTAACTGCAATGGCAGAAAATTTCGGATTTACTTACACTCGTTACGCCGATGACCTCACCTTTTCTGCGGTTGGTGATAGTCAGCGTTACATCTGTAATATTCTCAAACAAACAGAATCAATTGTGACTCATGAGGGTTTTACGATCAACCAAGAAAAAACCCGCATTCTTCGCAAATCTCGTCAGCAGGAAGTTACAGGAGTTGTAGTTAATAATAAGCTCAATATTTCTAAGAAAGTATTAAAACAATTTCGTGCTACTTTATACCAAATTGAAAAAGATGGTTTAGAAGGTAAACATTGGGGGAATTCTCCGAATTTAATTGCTACTATTACTGGCTTTGCTAATTTTGTCGCAATGGTGAATCCAGAAAAAGGAGCAGAGTTTCAACAACAAGTAAAACGTATTAAATCGCTACACAAAGTCAAGGGTCAAGAGTCCAAAAATCTTTAG